A stretch of DNA from Catenulispora acidiphila DSM 44928:
GATCTGGCTCGCCGCCTGATCGGGTCGGCTGGTGGGCCGTTTTGGCATTATCCCGCCGAGATGGCTCGGCCGACGATCGACTCGATCTGGTTTCTCGCCCGATCGGATCGGCTGCTCAGCCGTTTTGGCTTTGGCGGAGCGGGCTGGCGCGAGGCAGGGCTCGCAGCTGATGGCGCGCACCGCGTCACCGCAGCGATGGCGGCCGGGTCGGCGGGATGACCCGGCCGCCATCGCCGTTCGGCCGGCTCGGTTTCCCGGAGACGGTGTGGGTCGAAGGTAGCGCCTTGAGATAGATGTTGACCATGGCTTGCGCCAAATTGACACTGCGGCGCGCAGCGCCTCCTCAACGGGCGGTGGTGGGAGACGGGTGGGCGGCTGTGGACATGTGGAAGCGGCTGGAGCCCGACACGGCTCCAGCCGCGATCCCGGCTGACCCGGGGGGATCGTCAGCCGGGATGTGGGTGCCGATCCCGCGGCCACCCACGCCCTTGACTGCGGGAAGCAGACTACGAGTGACGACTCGAACGCAGCTAGCGTTTCGCCCCAGCGGCGAAAGGCTGGCGGCGGGTCAGCGGGCTCGCCAGTCGCCGCCTTTGGCGCGCGTCGCGAAGAGGTCCGCCTGGCGCTCCGGGGCGATGTTGCCGAGTTGGACCAGGTGGGGTGCCGTCGCCATCGCGTGCGCCTTGGACATCTCGCGCGCGGCCCAGACGGCGCGGACCGTGCCCTCGATCGCGGACGGCTCACACGCGGCGATGGTCCGTGCCGCCTGCTCCGCCGCCGCTGTCAGAGCCGTGTTGTCCGGCACGACCTCGCTGACGAAGCCGATCTCGTACGCGCGCCGCGCCGTCATCCGCTCGGCCGTGCCGAGCAGCGCCAGCCGCGCCAGCTCGCCGTGCGGCATGCGCTGCGCGAGGTGCACGGCTTCGTACGCCATCACCATGCCGTAGGTGACGTGCGGGTCGAAAAACGTCGCGTGCTCCGCGGCGATCAGGAACTCGCACTCGCCCAGCAGGTAGAACGCCCCGCCGCAGGCCATCCCGTTGACCGCCGCGACGACCGGCTTCCACAGGTCGGCGGTCTTCGGTCCGAGCGCGACGCCGGGATCGTCAACCATGTACGGCGAGGAGGGCTGCGGCACCACCGTGTCCCGGTCGATGCCGGTACAGAAGGCTTTGTCGCCGCTGCCGGTCAGCACGACGCAGCGCACCGAATCGCGGTGCCGCAAGGTTTTCCACAGCCTGTGGATTTCTTCGGCCATGACGAGATCGAAGGCGTTGTGGCGCTCCGGGCGGTTCAGCGTCACCCAGGCGACACCGTCACGTTCCCGGTACAGAAGGGTACTGAACTCAAGGTCAGTGCCGGATTCGAAGTCACTCATCCGGCGTCCAGGCCGCCACGAAAAGCCCTTCGATCTCCCGGAACACCGCGCGCACCGGCTGCCCGATCTCGATCGTCGCCGGGTCGACGGAGTCGATGTCCGCGTCCTCGGCTGCCACGAGGTTCCCGACCAGCCGCAGCCGCCGGTCCTCCTCCAGCTCCACGACCACCACCGGATACGGCGCCAGCGCCGCGTAGTCCGGCAGCAGCGGGGGACGCGGCACGGCGAAGGACCACACGTGTCCGCGCCCCGACATCAGCTTCCACGCGAACTCCATGCCCTGACACCGGGGGCACATCGGCCGCGGCGGGAACAGCACTTCGCCGCAGTTCGCGCACGCCTGCATCCGCAGTTCGCCCTTGGCGGCGTACGCGAAGTACGGCGCGCCGTCGTCGTCGACGAGCGGTTTGAGCATTTCGGGTGCTCCCTTCCAGCCTTTGCCGGAGTCAGTCCCGCCGCAGCAGGACGGCCGACGTCGGTACAGCCTCGCCCGCGGTGACCAGGCATGTCGAGGCTCCGTCGACCTGATTGGTCGACGTGCCGCGCAGCTGCCGCACGCCCTCGTTGATCAGGTTGAAGCCGTGGACGTAGGCCTCGGACAGGCCGCCGCCGGAGGTGTTGATCGGCAATCGCCCCGCCAGTTCCAGCCCGCCGTCGTCGGCGAAGGCTCCGCCCTCGCCCTTGCCGCAGAAGCCGTATCCCTCCAGGGACAACGGGATCAGCGGCGTGAAGGCGTCGTAGATCTGCGCCACGTCGACATCGGCCGGACCGAGATCAGAGTGCTTCCACAGCTGCTTCGCCGCGATCCACGACGGTCCGGCCAGCGGGTCGTCGTTCCAGTAGTTGACCATGCCGTGGTGCTGCGCCGGCAGACCCTGCCCGAAGGCGTGGACGTAGACCGGCGCCTGCCGGCAGTCCCGGGCCCGCTCGGCGGAGACCATGACGACCGCCAGCGCGCCGTCGGTCTCCAGGCAGTTGTCGAACAGGCACAACGGATCGGAGATCATGCGGGCACTGAGATAGTCGTCCAGGGTCAGCGGGCGGTCGTACATGATCGCCGCCGGATTGGCGTTCGCCCGGTTGCGGCAGGCGATGGCCACCGCGCCGAGCTGTTCGCGGGTCAGGCCGTACTCGTGCATGTAGCGGCGGGCCAGGATGGCGATCTCGTCGACCGGCCGCAGCAGACCGAAGGGACGCGTCCACTGCGCCGGCGTGGCGAGCTGGTTCACCGTGTCGGTCCACGGTCGCGGACCGCTGCCGCGCTTGCGGGAGCGCCACGCGACTCCCACGCTCGCCTGGCCGGTCGCGATCGCCATCGCGAGGTGGCCGACGGTGGCGCACGAGCCGCCGCCGCCGAAGCCGACCCGCGAGAAGAACGTCACGTCCCCGGCGCCGACCGCCTTGGCGATCTCGACCTCGTCGGTGGCCTCCATCGTGTAGGCGGCGAAGGCGTCCACCTCGTGGGCGGCGATGCCGGCGTCGTCCAGCGCCATCGCGATGGCTCGGCAGGCGAGCGCTTTCTCCGACGGCTCAAGGTGTTTGGCGAACTCGGTCTGGCCGATGCCGACGATGGCGGCCCGGTCTTTCAAGGGCGTCGGATTCATGCACCTTCCCATCTGACGCGGCGTCAGATATCTGCCTATCATGGGCCCCGGCACCGTGCCAGAGCCATCTTCGGCGGTGAGGACACGACGGTGGAGCAAGGCGAGACAACGATCCCGGATCTGGTGGCGCGCGCCGCCGCCGAACACGGCGACCAAGAGGCGGTAGTTGACGGCGAGCAGCGCTTGACGTTCGCCGAGCTCGCCGCCCGGGTGAGACAGGCGGGCCGGGCGATGATCGCCTGGGGCGTGCGGCCCGGCGACCGGGTGGCGATCTGGGCGCCGAACTCGGCGGAGTGGATCGCGACGGCCCTCGGCGCGGTGTCCGTGGGCGCCGTATTGGTCCCGCTGAACACCCGGCTGAAGGCAGCCGAGGTCGGCTACATCCTGCGCACGTCGCGGACCAGACTTGTCGCGGTCGCCGGGGAGTTCCTGGGCGTGGACTACGTCGGACAGCTCGCGGCGATCCACGATGAGCTGCCGGATCTGGAGACCCTGACCGCCTTCACCGACGGCGGACTGCCGCCGGTGGTGTCCCGCCGCCAGTTCCGCGCGCCGGGGATGAAGGTCCCGGCGCCGGTGTTCGACGAGGCGGCGGCGTCGCTGACCCCTGATTCGCCGGCGGACCTGTTCTTCACCTCGGGCACGACCGGCGCCCCGAAGGGCGTGGAGACGACGCACGGACAGACCACGCGCGCCTTCCACGCCTGGTCGGAGATCGTCGGCCTGCGCGCCGGGGACCGCTACCTGATCGCGAACCCCTTCTCGCACACCTTCGGCTACAAGGCCGGGATCCTGGCCTGCCTGATGCGCGGCGCGACGATGGTCCCGCTGCCCTCGTTCGACGCCGAGGCGCTGTTCACCACGATCGAGCAGGAGCGGATCACCGTGTTCCCGGCGGCGCCGGCGGTCTACCAGATGATGCTGGCGCACCCGGATCTGGCGAAGCACGATCTCAGCTCCCTGCGAGCGGCAGCCACCGGCGCCGCAGTGATCCCGGTGGAGCTGATCGAGCGGATGCGCGACACGCTGGGCCTGTCGACCGTGATCACCGCCTACGGCCTGACCGAGGCGACGGGTGTGGTGACGATGTGCCGCGACGGCGACACCCCCGACGTCGTCGCCCGCACCTCGGGCCGGGCGATCGAGGGCGTCGAGGTGCGGATCGCCGAGGCCACCGGGGAGATCCTGGTCCGCGGCTACAACGTGATGAGCGGCTACTTCGAGGACGAGGCGGCCACCGCCGAGGCGATCGACGCCGACGGCTGGCTGCACACCGGCGACGTCGGCGACCTCGACGAGGCGGGCAACCTGCGCATCACCGACCGGATCAAGGACATGTACATCTGCGGCGGCTTCAACGCCTACCCGGCGGAGATCGAGCAGGTGCTGCTGACGTTCCCCGGCGTGCAGGAGGCGGCGGTCATCGGCGTGCCGGACCAGCGGCTCGGGGAGGTCGGGAAAGCGTTCGTGATAGCTGTGCCGGGGCAACGGATCGAGCCGGCAGAACTCCTCAAGTACGCCGAGGAACGCCTCGCCAACTACAAAGTGCCGCGGCACCTGGAGCTGGTCGAGGCGTTCCCGCGCAGTTCGCTGGGGAAGGTGCTCAAGCGCGAACTGCAGTGAGGCAGGGCGTTACCGGA
This window harbors:
- a CDS encoding enoyl-CoA hydratase/isomerase family protein; translation: MSDFESGTDLEFSTLLYRERDGVAWVTLNRPERHNAFDLVMAEEIHRLWKTLRHRDSVRCVVLTGSGDKAFCTGIDRDTVVPQPSSPYMVDDPGVALGPKTADLWKPVVAAVNGMACGGAFYLLGECEFLIAAEHATFFDPHVTYGMVMAYEAVHLAQRMPHGELARLALLGTAERMTARRAYEIGFVSEVVPDNTALTAAAEQAARTIAACEPSAIEGTVRAVWAAREMSKAHAMATAPHLVQLGNIAPERQADLFATRAKGGDWRAR
- a CDS encoding Zn-ribbon domain-containing OB-fold protein is translated as MLKPLVDDDGAPYFAYAAKGELRMQACANCGEVLFPPRPMCPRCQGMEFAWKLMSGRGHVWSFAVPRPPLLPDYAALAPYPVVVVELEEDRRLRLVGNLVAAEDADIDSVDPATIEIGQPVRAVFREIEGLFVAAWTPDE
- a CDS encoding lipid-transfer protein — protein: MNPTPLKDRAAIVGIGQTEFAKHLEPSEKALACRAIAMALDDAGIAAHEVDAFAAYTMEATDEVEIAKAVGAGDVTFFSRVGFGGGGSCATVGHLAMAIATGQASVGVAWRSRKRGSGPRPWTDTVNQLATPAQWTRPFGLLRPVDEIAILARRYMHEYGLTREQLGAVAIACRNRANANPAAIMYDRPLTLDDYLSARMISDPLCLFDNCLETDGALAVVMVSAERARDCRQAPVYVHAFGQGLPAQHHGMVNYWNDDPLAGPSWIAAKQLWKHSDLGPADVDVAQIYDAFTPLIPLSLEGYGFCGKGEGGAFADDGGLELAGRLPINTSGGGLSEAYVHGFNLINEGVRQLRGTSTNQVDGASTCLVTAGEAVPTSAVLLRRD
- a CDS encoding FadD3 family acyl-CoA ligase, giving the protein MEQGETTIPDLVARAAAEHGDQEAVVDGEQRLTFAELAARVRQAGRAMIAWGVRPGDRVAIWAPNSAEWIATALGAVSVGAVLVPLNTRLKAAEVGYILRTSRTRLVAVAGEFLGVDYVGQLAAIHDELPDLETLTAFTDGGLPPVVSRRQFRAPGMKVPAPVFDEAAASLTPDSPADLFFTSGTTGAPKGVETTHGQTTRAFHAWSEIVGLRAGDRYLIANPFSHTFGYKAGILACLMRGATMVPLPSFDAEALFTTIEQERITVFPAAPAVYQMMLAHPDLAKHDLSSLRAAATGAAVIPVELIERMRDTLGLSTVITAYGLTEATGVVTMCRDGDTPDVVARTSGRAIEGVEVRIAEATGEILVRGYNVMSGYFEDEAATAEAIDADGWLHTGDVGDLDEAGNLRITDRIKDMYICGGFNAYPAEIEQVLLTFPGVQEAAVIGVPDQRLGEVGKAFVIAVPGQRIEPAELLKYAEERLANYKVPRHLELVEAFPRSSLGKVLKRELQ